One Pullulanibacillus sp. KACC 23026 DNA segment encodes these proteins:
- a CDS encoding M23 family metallopeptidase, which yields MKDDKRNPQEENLTKLRKVSRKRWFYPAIYLCVAALVMSGVLWMENGINKNTNQSDSKTSHNQTASSPKTNNAAVPANTLNKEVLDWPVSDPSTVTIAQKFYDANASQKDQAAALVRYDNTYAPNTGINLVSKDKKSFDVTAAMSGTVTEAAQDPLLGYKVEISHSNGVTTLYESLASIDVQKGDRVSQGQLIGEAGTSKYFQSIGTTLHFEVRKDNVPVNPTSFWDKTSSDVTVTKNQPSQATMSQSSSGSTGNDSQQSNSDNNMNNSTDSSQSTQDSANSDTNSSDSGASN from the coding sequence ATGAAAGATGATAAGAGAAACCCGCAAGAAGAAAATTTAACTAAATTGCGAAAGGTCTCTAGAAAACGCTGGTTTTACCCTGCAATCTATCTTTGTGTTGCTGCTTTAGTGATGTCAGGTGTCTTATGGATGGAAAATGGAATCAATAAAAATACAAATCAATCAGATTCCAAAACATCTCATAATCAAACGGCATCCAGTCCAAAAACAAATAACGCGGCTGTTCCTGCAAACACACTGAACAAAGAAGTTTTAGATTGGCCAGTGTCTGACCCAAGTACTGTAACCATTGCCCAAAAATTCTATGATGCCAATGCATCACAGAAAGATCAAGCTGCCGCCCTTGTAAGATACGATAATACTTATGCACCGAACACAGGGATTAATCTTGTTTCTAAAGACAAGAAGTCCTTTGATGTAACGGCCGCTATGAGTGGAACCGTAACGGAAGCAGCTCAGGATCCTTTATTAGGCTATAAGGTTGAAATCTCACATAGTAATGGTGTGACAACCTTATATGAAAGCTTGGCATCAATCGATGTTCAAAAGGGTGACCGTGTATCTCAAGGTCAGTTAATTGGCGAAGCTGGAACAAGCAAATACTTTCAATCAATCGGTACCACGCTGCATTTTGAAGTAAGAAAAGATAATGTCCCAGTCAATCCAACTTCTTTCTGGGATAAAACGTCTTCAGATGTAACGGTAACGAAGAACCAACCAAGCCAAGCAACAATGAGCCAAAGCAGCTCTGGCAGCACAGGCAATGACAGCCAACAATCTAACAGCGATAACAATATGAATAACAGCACCGACTCATCACAAAGCACACAAGACTCTGCTAACTCGGATACGAATTCATCCGATAGCGGTGCATCTAACTAA
- a CDS encoding DUF1028 domain-containing protein: MSISPPKDIIATFSIVGYDPEAEEWGVAVQSKFLGVGAVVPYAKAGVGAVATQSLANTSYGPDGLALIEKGYTAEEAIRRLVENDPDRDQRQVGMVDRNGHAATYTGKNCYDWAGGMTGPGFAAQGNILVGKETVMAMGETFVKSNGSLAERLLTALAAGQRAGGDKRGRQSAALLIVKEKGGYGGYNDRALDLRVDDHPTPIKELRRIFDLHQLYFSKSKKEDIIPITNDLKLEIVEELLRVGYIKEETIPENDDQFYKELTTFYHTENFEEREQERGYIDWAVMQFLKQMSPINRG, encoded by the coding sequence ATGAGTATTAGTCCACCCAAAGATATTATTGCAACGTTTTCGATAGTCGGATATGATCCTGAAGCTGAAGAGTGGGGGGTGGCGGTACAATCGAAGTTTCTTGGGGTCGGAGCGGTTGTTCCCTATGCTAAAGCCGGAGTTGGGGCGGTGGCAACGCAATCATTGGCGAATACTTCTTATGGACCTGATGGACTAGCTTTAATCGAAAAAGGCTACACAGCTGAAGAAGCCATTCGCAGACTCGTGGAAAATGATCCAGATCGCGATCAGCGCCAAGTCGGGATGGTGGATCGGAATGGACATGCAGCTACCTATACAGGAAAAAATTGTTATGACTGGGCCGGGGGAATGACAGGTCCTGGCTTTGCTGCTCAAGGAAATATTTTAGTTGGAAAAGAAACAGTTATGGCAATGGGTGAGACCTTTGTCAAGTCAAATGGGTCTCTAGCAGAACGGCTGCTTACAGCACTTGCGGCTGGCCAAAGGGCTGGTGGTGATAAGCGAGGACGGCAGTCGGCAGCATTGCTTATTGTTAAAGAGAAGGGCGGCTATGGAGGGTATAATGACCGAGCGCTTGATCTGCGCGTAGATGACCACCCCACCCCGATTAAGGAACTTCGGCGTATTTTTGACCTTCATCAGCTGTATTTTTCAAAAAGTAAGAAAGAGGACATCATTCCAATCACTAATGACTTGAAGCTGGAAATTGTAGAAGAGCTTCTTCGAGTCGGTTACATAAAGGAAGAGACTATTCCAGAAAATGATGATCAATTTTATAAAGAATTGACGACCTTTTACCATACTGAAAATTTTGAAGAACGTGAACAAGAAAGAGGTTATATTGACTGGGCGGTAATGCAATTTTTAAAACAAATGTCCCCAATAAACAGAGGATAG
- a CDS encoding Lrp/AsnC family transcriptional regulator, producing MKLDDTDKRIIELLAQNGRMSYVDIGKELGLSRVSVRERVNQLCESGVIEQFSIVINSELFGKTVSAFFEVDCEPNALVTVAETLVNHPSVASCYQMTGPSTLHMHVLVDDFSTLEKFINEEIYTLKGITRVDSHILLRRFKSRNGLKL from the coding sequence ATGAAATTAGACGATACTGATAAACGTATTATTGAGCTCCTAGCACAAAATGGTCGAATGTCATATGTAGACATAGGAAAAGAACTTGGCCTATCCAGAGTATCCGTTCGTGAGAGAGTGAATCAGCTTTGTGAGTCAGGAGTCATTGAACAATTTAGTATTGTAATCAATTCAGAGTTGTTCGGAAAAACAGTCTCGGCTTTTTTTGAGGTGGATTGTGAGCCTAATGCATTGGTAACAGTCGCAGAAACACTAGTGAATCATCCGAGTGTCGCCAGCTGTTATCAAATGACCGGGCCAAGCACACTGCATATGCATGTTTTAGTGGATGATTTTAGTACGCTCGAAAAATTCATTAACGAAGAAATTTACACACTAAAAGGCATTACTCGAGTGGACAGCCATATTCTCCTTCGACGGTTTAAAAGTCGAAATGGTTTAAAATTATAA
- the nikB gene encoding nickel ABC transporter permease: MTALIGRRIVQMILLLFGVSFVVFISMHLAPGDPASIIGGPTATKSDILNIRHRLGLDQPILVQYWNYLVNLLHGNLGYSFQTQRTVSSEILTRLPNTVELAIASVIVSIIIGIPAGIISALKQNSWLDVLSTTVSLGGISVPNFWLGAMLILIFAVHFQWLPVGGLDAPIWTLQGLKEILLPAFTLGTGSAAMIARMSRSSMLEIIRSDFVRTARAKGVKERVVIWVHCLRNAMIPVITVVGLNFGFLLGGTIITEQVFAINGIGRLMVESISSRDFPMVQGAVLLVAAIFVVVNLIVDIVYVLVDPRINYD, encoded by the coding sequence TTGACGGCATTGATAGGCAGACGGATAGTCCAAATGATACTTTTATTATTTGGTGTTTCATTTGTCGTATTTATAAGCATGCATTTAGCTCCTGGGGATCCAGCCTCAATTATTGGCGGACCAACCGCCACAAAGTCCGATATCCTCAATATCCGGCATCGGCTTGGCCTTGATCAACCCATACTAGTTCAGTACTGGAATTACCTTGTCAATCTCCTCCACGGGAATCTAGGATATTCGTTTCAAACGCAGCGAACGGTATCAAGCGAAATTCTAACAAGACTCCCAAATACAGTCGAGTTAGCGATAGCGAGTGTTATTGTATCAATTATTATAGGTATTCCAGCAGGGATTATTTCAGCGCTTAAACAGAACTCATGGTTAGATGTTTTGAGCACAACGGTTTCTTTGGGCGGAATCTCAGTTCCTAACTTCTGGTTAGGAGCGATGTTAATTCTCATATTTGCCGTTCATTTTCAGTGGCTGCCAGTAGGTGGTTTGGATGCACCGATTTGGACATTGCAGGGTTTAAAAGAGATCCTCCTTCCAGCCTTTACTTTAGGAACCGGATCAGCCGCTATGATTGCAAGAATGAGCCGGTCCTCGATGTTAGAAATTATTCGTTCTGATTTTGTTCGAACGGCCCGAGCGAAAGGGGTCAAAGAACGAGTGGTAATATGGGTGCATTGTTTAAGAAATGCCATGATTCCAGTTATAACCGTTGTTGGGTTGAATTTTGGCTTCTTATTAGGTGGAACTATTATTACGGAACAAGTTTTTGCAATTAATGGAATCGGACGACTAATGGTGGAGTCTATTTCATCGAGAGATTTTCCAATGGTCCAAGGAGCAGTTCTTCTTGTTGCAGCCATATTTGTCGTTGTCAATCTAATTGTGGATATTGTCTACGTGCTCGTTGACCCAAGAATTAATTATGATTAA
- a CDS encoding ABC transporter permease, whose translation MQTEVSPQVSISVKRKLGFPKGIRLFLRHRLAVVGLVIILAQIVLALGAHWFTPYDPLAQDLSHANLKPGTPGHWLGTDNFGRDMWSRLIFGARISLAVGFSSVVFGTVFGVILGLLAGYYRLLDGIIMRLSDLMFAFPGILLALLIVAILGSSLLNVVIAISIWSVPSCARIVRGSVLSVKNKEYITAMKSLGASDFRIIVCHILPNCLAPIIVFATMHMATAILSTSSLSFLGLGASPSTPEWGAMIAAGQQYMWQAPHMVIVPGIAIMLVVFAFNVVGDALRDILDPNSN comes from the coding sequence ATGCAAACGGAAGTGAGTCCGCAGGTTTCTATTTCAGTAAAAAGAAAGCTTGGATTTCCAAAAGGGATACGCCTATTTCTAAGACACCGGCTGGCGGTTGTGGGTTTAGTCATTATTCTTGCTCAAATTGTTCTGGCACTTGGGGCCCATTGGTTTACTCCCTATGATCCTCTTGCTCAAGATCTATCGCACGCTAATCTAAAACCAGGAACACCTGGACATTGGCTAGGAACGGACAACTTTGGAAGGGATATGTGGTCTCGACTCATCTTTGGAGCAAGAATTTCATTGGCAGTCGGCTTTTCATCAGTTGTTTTTGGAACCGTCTTTGGTGTCATACTAGGTCTTTTAGCAGGGTATTATCGGTTGTTAGATGGAATCATTATGAGATTATCTGATTTAATGTTTGCTTTCCCTGGTATACTTCTTGCCTTACTTATTGTGGCGATCCTTGGCTCGAGCCTATTAAATGTCGTCATTGCCATTAGTATTTGGTCTGTGCCAAGCTGTGCAAGAATAGTGAGGGGCAGTGTGTTATCTGTAAAAAATAAAGAATATATAACAGCTATGAAATCATTGGGGGCAAGTGATTTTCGTATTATAGTCTGTCACATTCTTCCAAACTGTTTAGCTCCTATTATTGTGTTTGCTACGATGCACATGGCAACAGCCATTCTTTCAACTTCGTCTCTCAGCTTTTTAGGCTTAGGTGCTTCTCCTTCAACACCAGAATGGGGAGCGATGATTGCCGCGGGGCAACAGTATATGTGGCAAGCCCCTCACATGGTTATTGTTCCAGGAATCGCTATTATGTTGGTCGTCTTTGCTTTTAACGTTGTAGGGGATGCTTTAAGAGATATTCTTGATCCTAATTCAAACTAA
- a CDS encoding glutathione ABC transporter substrate-binding protein, producing MKKASIIKLLAVVFVLGLILSGCSSSTSTSSNASGSNSASKNAPQEITYGQTSKVVGLSPIMTNDSVSQNVINQIYETLFRRDSKTNKIEPLLATGYDNPDKLTWVIHLRKGVKFQDGTPFNAEAVKYDFDKFRDPKTGAPRGSLLAAITSVTVKDDYTVVLKTAKPYGPMLADLSHGNAAIVSPTADKKQDLMKNPVGTGPFMLKEWVPGDHVTLVKNPNYWGKAPKLDKVTFKVVPDENTAISMLQTGQIDFLDSIPAEQWDHVKSLNNVTTVKKAGTPISYLAFNTQRAPMNDLAFRQAVSYAIDRDAYVKQLNGLGTKSNSIIGPMVSGYDPSVEKEGYNYDPAKAKKLIDQNGWKGKTINMLVANTPSYMQMAQIVQADLKKVGLNVKMTTMEWGTFLDVSRKGNFDITFLGWTNSTADGSELLYPNLATDNIGTSNIPRYSNKQFDDLVNQSRYSVDQDVRNKALNEANEIAIKDAPWVVMDDSDVSLAYNKNIQGLEVSPEGNWYLNNVYRK from the coding sequence ATGAAGAAAGCTTCTATAATTAAGCTATTAGCTGTCGTCTTCGTTTTAGGGCTTATCCTATCTGGATGCTCATCGTCGACATCAACGTCATCAAATGCATCAGGTTCAAACTCTGCCAGTAAAAATGCGCCACAAGAAATTACGTATGGCCAAACCTCAAAGGTGGTGGGTCTTTCACCCATCATGACAAACGACTCAGTTTCGCAAAACGTTATCAACCAAATCTATGAAACTTTGTTTAGAAGAGATTCCAAAACAAACAAAATTGAACCGCTGCTTGCAACTGGCTATGATAATCCAGATAAATTGACTTGGGTCATTCACCTTCGAAAAGGGGTGAAATTCCAAGATGGAACGCCTTTCAATGCCGAAGCAGTTAAGTATGATTTTGATAAATTCCGTGATCCAAAAACAGGTGCACCGCGGGGCTCTCTCCTAGCTGCTATTACAAGTGTGACGGTTAAGGATGATTACACAGTTGTTCTTAAAACAGCTAAACCATATGGTCCAATGCTAGCTGATCTATCGCATGGTAATGCCGCAATTGTCAGTCCAACGGCTGACAAAAAACAAGATCTAATGAAGAATCCAGTTGGTACAGGTCCATTTATGTTAAAAGAATGGGTGCCAGGGGATCATGTCACCCTTGTTAAGAATCCTAATTATTGGGGAAAAGCTCCAAAACTAGACAAAGTTACTTTTAAAGTCGTACCAGATGAAAACACCGCGATCTCAATGCTTCAAACTGGACAAATTGATTTTCTAGACAGTATTCCTGCCGAACAATGGGATCATGTTAAGTCATTGAACAATGTGACAACTGTCAAAAAAGCGGGAACACCTATTTCCTATCTCGCCTTTAACACCCAAAGAGCACCAATGAATGATTTGGCTTTTCGCCAAGCTGTTTCCTATGCGATTGATCGTGATGCCTATGTGAAACAATTAAATGGTCTCGGAACAAAATCCAATAGTATTATTGGACCAATGGTTTCTGGTTATGATCCTTCTGTAGAGAAGGAAGGGTACAATTATGATCCAGCTAAAGCGAAGAAACTCATTGATCAAAACGGCTGGAAAGGTAAAACCATTAATATGTTGGTTGCCAATACACCTAGCTATATGCAAATGGCCCAAATTGTTCAAGCCGATCTTAAGAAAGTCGGACTTAATGTTAAAATGACCACCATGGAATGGGGAACCTTCCTTGACGTTAGTAGAAAAGGGAACTTTGATATTACATTCCTTGGTTGGACAAACAGTACAGCTGATGGAAGTGAACTGCTCTATCCTAACCTTGCAACCGACAATATCGGGACGTCCAATATCCCACGCTATAGCAACAAGCAATTTGATGATCTTGTTAACCAATCTCGTTACTCTGTTGACCAAGATGTCCGCAATAAAGCATTAAACGAAGCGAATGAAATTGCGATTAAAGACGCACCTTGGGTAGTTATGGATGACAGTGATGTCTCACTTGCTTATAACAAAAACATTCAAGGGTTAGAAGTTAGTCCAGAAGGCAATTGGTATTTAAATAACGTTTATAGAAAGTAG
- a CDS encoding ABC transporter ATP-binding protein, producing MTEEILNIQDLAIDFKTAEGSLSAVHSLSFSLKKGETVCIVGESGCGKSISSLAIMGLLPSNGRISKGSILFEGKDLGQLKPEQMRKIRGNKISMIFQEPMTALNPVFTIGFQLREPLMIHQGLSKKEANKRGIELLKQVGLSLPEQRMKQYPHELSGGMRQRVMIAIALACHPQILIADEPTTALDVTIQAQILDLINDLKERLQTGVVMITHDMGVVAETADRVVVMYAGEIVEDGYVEDIFNHPQHPYTQGLLASVPSVDGEIKELKAIPGSMPNINEKIEGCRFHPRCPYAMDACRSKAPDLFSEKDHRTRCWLKAGEPVGAGNTLSS from the coding sequence ATGACTGAGGAAATCCTCAACATCCAGGATCTCGCTATAGATTTTAAGACGGCTGAAGGTTCGCTTTCAGCCGTTCACAGCCTTTCTTTTTCATTGAAAAAAGGAGAGACGGTCTGTATTGTAGGCGAATCTGGATGTGGAAAAAGTATAAGCTCGCTTGCAATAATGGGATTGTTACCGAGCAACGGCCGGATTTCAAAAGGCAGCATTCTTTTTGAAGGGAAAGACCTTGGCCAATTAAAGCCTGAGCAAATGCGTAAAATTAGGGGGAATAAAATCTCGATGATTTTCCAAGAGCCGATGACTGCTCTTAACCCTGTTTTTACAATTGGCTTTCAGCTTCGGGAGCCATTAATGATCCATCAAGGGTTATCTAAGAAGGAAGCAAATAAGCGAGGAATTGAACTTCTGAAGCAAGTCGGTTTATCTTTGCCCGAACAGCGAATGAAACAATATCCTCATGAATTAAGCGGTGGGATGAGGCAACGTGTGATGATTGCGATCGCTTTAGCCTGTCATCCTCAGATTCTGATCGCCGATGAGCCTACGACGGCTTTGGACGTGACCATACAAGCGCAAATTCTAGATCTTATAAACGATCTTAAGGAACGGCTGCAAACAGGTGTTGTGATGATTACCCATGATATGGGCGTTGTGGCAGAGACGGCTGACCGAGTGGTTGTCATGTATGCCGGTGAAATTGTCGAAGATGGGTATGTGGAGGATATCTTTAACCATCCCCAGCATCCATATACACAAGGGCTTTTAGCTTCTGTTCCATCTGTTGATGGAGAAATAAAAGAATTGAAAGCCATTCCGGGATCAATGCCTAATATCAATGAAAAAATTGAGGGCTGCCGTTTTCACCCTCGATGTCCTTATGCTATGGATGCATGCCGCTCCAAAGCCCCCGATCTTTTCTCAGAAAAAGACCATCGAACAAGATGTTGGTTAAAGGCAGGTGAACCCGTTGGCGCAGGAAACACTCTTTCAAGTTAA
- a CDS encoding dipeptide ABC transporter ATP-binding protein encodes MAQETLFQVKNVKKYYPIKGGMLRRTKAEVKAVNGVSLDILNGETLGVVGESGCGKSTLGRAILGLEPLTEGQLIFKGDEIQGLSKSQLRPFKKSMQMIFQDPYASLNPRQRIGPAIEEGLKIHTSMGSRERREKVEELLVEVGLKAEYYDRFPHEFSGGQRQRIGIARALALQPSFIVCDEAVSALDVSVQAQVINLLKKLQRDYELTYLFISHDLGVVRHISDRVLVMYLGNMVELAPSEELYANPLHPYTRALLSAIPRTEPKSNRERIKLQGEIPSPADPPSGCSFHTRCPLATDICRQDKPEWREVGNNHYAACHLVD; translated from the coding sequence TTGGCGCAGGAAACACTCTTTCAAGTTAAAAATGTAAAAAAATATTATCCCATTAAAGGCGGCATGTTGCGTCGAACAAAGGCCGAAGTAAAAGCTGTGAATGGGGTTAGCCTTGATATTTTGAATGGAGAAACATTAGGCGTTGTCGGCGAATCAGGATGTGGAAAATCAACTTTAGGCCGTGCCATCTTAGGTCTTGAGCCTCTTACGGAAGGTCAGCTCATTTTTAAAGGGGATGAGATTCAGGGGCTATCGAAAAGCCAACTCAGACCATTTAAAAAATCGATGCAAATGATTTTTCAAGACCCATATGCCTCGCTTAACCCAAGACAACGGATCGGTCCTGCTATTGAGGAGGGGCTTAAAATTCATACCTCAATGGGATCTCGGGAAAGACGTGAGAAAGTAGAAGAGCTTTTAGTAGAGGTAGGGCTAAAAGCAGAATACTATGATCGTTTTCCTCACGAGTTCAGTGGCGGTCAACGCCAACGAATTGGGATTGCGCGTGCCTTAGCTCTTCAGCCTTCTTTCATCGTTTGTGATGAGGCGGTTTCGGCACTTGATGTTTCGGTTCAAGCTCAAGTTATTAATCTATTAAAAAAACTCCAAAGAGACTATGAGCTAACGTATCTATTTATTTCTCATGATTTAGGAGTGGTTCGTCATATTTCGGATCGTGTTTTAGTGATGTATCTAGGGAACATGGTTGAACTCGCACCATCAGAGGAGCTTTACGCCAACCCATTACATCCTTATACAAGAGCGTTGTTATCGGCTATTCCTCGAACAGAGCCGAAATCTAATCGAGAACGGATTAAACTTCAGGGTGAAATTCCAAGCCCGGCAGATCCGCCAAGCGGTTGTTCCTTCCATACACGTTGCCCATTAGCTACGGATATATGTCGCCAGGACAAACCGGAATGGCGCGAAGTCGGGAATAATCATTATGCTGCCTGTCACTTAGTCGATTAA
- a CDS encoding gamma-glutamyltransferase family protein, which yields MVQFDPNYHPYASKRPSFYAKNGMVATSQPLAAQAGLEILKKGGNAVDAAIATAACLTVVEPTSNGIGGDAFAIVWMKNEMHGLNASGPSPKAISIDALKERGIEEMPVHGFTPVNVPGTPAAWAALSKRFGRLSLTETLEPAIRLAEEGYPLSPTLGKFWAGAYRAFKSRLQEEEFSHWFETFAPNGRAPEVGEMWSSKGHASTLRSIAETNADSFYHGELADKIDAFSRQYNGFLRKEDLEAFEPEWVNPVSVNYKGYDVWEIPPNGQGIVALMALNIVEGLEIKEKESVDTYHKQIEALKLAFTDGREYITDPKMMAQSVEGLLSKTYAAERRALIGEGAITPEVGHPPKGGTVYLATADGEGNMVSYIQSNYMGFGSGLVVPGTGIALANRGHNFSLDPNHQNALAPGKRTYNTIIPGFLTKGGKAVGPFGVMGGFMQPQGHMQVIMNTIDFHLHPQAALDAPRWQWMQDKVIAVEPNFPHHMAQGLAKKGHQIRIELEPNGFGRGQIIWRDPETGVLVGGTESRTDGTVAAW from the coding sequence ATGGTACAGTTTGATCCGAATTATCATCCGTATGCTTCAAAACGCCCATCTTTTTATGCGAAAAACGGGATGGTGGCAACTTCACAACCTTTAGCCGCACAGGCTGGTTTGGAGATTCTTAAAAAAGGTGGCAATGCGGTCGATGCAGCCATCGCGACAGCCGCTTGTTTAACCGTTGTGGAGCCGACATCTAATGGAATTGGCGGTGATGCATTCGCCATTGTCTGGATGAAAAACGAGATGCATGGCTTAAATGCCAGCGGTCCTTCGCCAAAGGCTATTAGTATTGATGCTTTAAAAGAGCGTGGGATTGAAGAAATGCCGGTACATGGATTTACTCCTGTAAACGTACCGGGAACTCCTGCTGCCTGGGCCGCCCTTTCTAAACGATTCGGTCGCCTTTCTTTAACAGAAACGTTGGAGCCGGCTATTCGATTGGCAGAAGAAGGCTATCCGCTATCACCGACTCTTGGCAAGTTTTGGGCAGGGGCTTATCGTGCGTTTAAAAGCCGTTTACAGGAAGAGGAATTCTCACATTGGTTTGAGACGTTTGCACCTAATGGAAGAGCGCCAGAAGTGGGGGAAATGTGGTCCTCCAAAGGCCATGCCTCAACCCTTAGGTCAATTGCTGAAACAAATGCCGACTCCTTCTATCATGGAGAGTTAGCTGATAAAATCGATGCCTTCTCACGCCAATATAATGGCTTTTTAAGAAAAGAGGATCTTGAAGCATTTGAACCGGAATGGGTTAATCCTGTTTCAGTCAACTACAAAGGTTACGATGTATGGGAAATTCCGCCCAATGGTCAAGGAATTGTGGCCTTGATGGCATTAAATATTGTAGAAGGGCTTGAGATTAAGGAAAAAGAGAGTGTGGACACTTATCACAAGCAAATTGAGGCGTTAAAGCTTGCCTTTACAGATGGCAGAGAATACATTACCGACCCGAAAATGATGGCGCAATCCGTAGAAGGACTGCTATCAAAAACTTATGCAGCAGAGAGACGCGCCTTAATTGGTGAGGGAGCGATCACCCCTGAGGTGGGTCACCCGCCAAAAGGAGGAACGGTTTATTTAGCGACAGCGGATGGGGAAGGCAATATGGTTTCCTATATTCAAAGTAATTACATGGGCTTTGGCTCAGGTCTTGTCGTTCCTGGAACAGGGATTGCACTTGCTAACCGCGGGCATAATTTTTCTCTTGATCCGAACCACCAAAATGCTCTTGCACCTGGAAAACGTACTTATAACACAATAATCCCTGGTTTCTTAACAAAAGGCGGAAAAGCCGTTGGACCGTTTGGTGTTATGGGAGGCTTCATGCAGCCACAAGGGCATATGCAAGTTATCATGAATACTATTGACTTCCACCTTCATCCGCAGGCCGCTTTGGATGCGCCGCGTTGGCAGTGGATGCAAGATAAAGTCATCGCAGTTGAGCCGAATTTTCCTCATCACATGGCACAAGGATTGGCCAAAAAAGGCCATCAAATCAGAATTGAGCTCGAGCCGAATGGATTTGGCCGCGGTCAGATCATCTGGAGAGATCCAGAAACTGGTGTTTTAGTTGGTGGGACGGAGTCTAGAACGGACGGGACTGTAGCTGCTTGGTAA
- a CDS encoding chromate transporter encodes MKLWQLWIAFFRAGLLGYGGGPSAIPLVHKEVVDRYKWMTDDDFGDVLALANALPGPIATKLAGYVGWREAGFLGMLVSLLATCLPTILLMIILLVFLSSFQNQAWVKGMTRAVVPIVAVMLGTMTWQFFSKSQKEMGWVKAILLTAACFVALQIFGIHPAIIIAILLLAALLIPSKKEEVKMESEKGVS; translated from the coding sequence ATGAAATTATGGCAGCTTTGGATAGCATTTTTTCGAGCTGGTCTTTTAGGTTATGGAGGAGGTCCCTCTGCGATTCCGCTTGTTCATAAGGAAGTGGTTGACCGGTATAAATGGATGACGGATGATGATTTTGGCGATGTGCTTGCCCTTGCGAATGCTTTGCCGGGTCCCATTGCGACCAAGCTGGCAGGGTATGTTGGCTGGCGGGAAGCCGGTTTTTTAGGTATGCTGGTTTCGCTTTTAGCAACTTGTTTACCTACTATTCTTTTGATGATTATCCTTTTAGTTTTCTTAAGCTCTTTTCAAAACCAAGCATGGGTGAAGGGAATGACGCGGGCAGTTGTTCCGATTGTTGCGGTTATGCTTGGGACCATGACCTGGCAATTTTTTAGTAAATCCCAGAAAGAGATGGGCTGGGTCAAGGCAATTCTTCTTACTGCAGCCTGTTTTGTAGCTCTTCAAATTTTTGGAATACATCCTGCCATTATTATTGCTATTCTCTTATTGGCTGCATTACTGATCCCAAGCAAAAAAGAGGAAGTGAAAATGGAATCTGAGAAAGGGGTGAGCTAA
- a CDS encoding chromate transporter, whose protein sequence is MLTLWHLFLAFFIPGILGYGGGPASIPLVEHEVVNTYHWMNVDEFSRVLALGNSLPGPIATKMAGYIGFVNGGLLGGVAALFATVAPSMLLMIVLLKILYKFKDSPKVKRLTLLIRPTIAVLLGLMTYDFLHDSVTKSGWTQSIILVLVGYILLERIKIHPAFVIVAALCYGALLM, encoded by the coding sequence ATGCTGACACTATGGCACCTATTTTTAGCCTTTTTTATTCCAGGGATCCTGGGTTATGGCGGCGGCCCCGCTTCGATTCCTCTTGTTGAACACGAGGTTGTTAATACATATCACTGGATGAATGTTGATGAGTTTAGCCGTGTCCTGGCACTCGGGAACAGTCTGCCAGGTCCCATTGCCACTAAAATGGCCGGTTACATAGGTTTCGTCAATGGTGGTCTTTTAGGCGGAGTGGCGGCTCTCTTTGCAACAGTTGCCCCATCCATGCTTCTTATGATTGTTTTATTAAAGATCCTTTATAAATTTAAAGACTCCCCTAAGGTAAAGCGCCTGACCCTGTTAATCCGCCCAACTATAGCGGTTTTACTTGGTCTCATGACCTATGACTTCTTGCACGACTCTGTAACAAAAAGCGGTTGGACACAATCCATTATCTTGGTTTTGGTTGGCTATATCCTCCTTGAACGCATTAAAATTCACCCAGCCTTCGTTATTGTCGCTGCCTTATGCTACGGTGCACTTTTAATGTGA